The proteins below come from a single Agrobacterium vitis genomic window:
- a CDS encoding GlxA family transcriptional regulator, producing MTGLIPPQRLIEMIVVVPPRLLLLDLAGPMEVLRKANLEQDSVRFTVRYVGPSPHVNSSVGLALAGIEPLPDAVADGAMIIVLGNAAHPLGAIDAEPEPDDLLHEAAIVAWLRSAVRPGVKLVTICSGALLAARAGLLEGYTCTAHHTEIDELRQLAPTAKVAENRLYIQDRDRLSTAGITAGIDMMLALVAEEAGHTIALNVARYLVVYLRRAGNDPQLSPWLEGRNHIHPVIHKVQDAVSADPAAHWTVASMAAIAATSARSLSRLFNEQTGMSVTDYVNRLRVALAHQLVTASRLDMETVAQRSGFASTRHMRRAWKKLHGGTPTALRSP from the coding sequence ATGACAGGACTGATCCCGCCGCAGCGCCTTATCGAAATGATCGTCGTCGTGCCGCCACGCCTGCTGCTGCTGGATCTGGCAGGGCCGATGGAAGTCCTGCGCAAGGCCAATCTTGAGCAGGACAGTGTGCGGTTCACGGTTCGATATGTCGGTCCCTCCCCCCACGTCAACAGCTCGGTCGGCCTGGCGCTTGCCGGGATCGAACCGCTGCCGGATGCCGTAGCCGACGGCGCGATGATTATCGTCCTGGGCAATGCCGCACATCCGCTCGGTGCAATCGATGCGGAGCCGGAGCCGGACGATCTTCTCCATGAGGCCGCTATCGTCGCCTGGTTGCGGTCTGCTGTCCGGCCAGGTGTAAAGCTCGTCACCATTTGCTCTGGCGCCTTGTTGGCGGCCCGCGCCGGACTATTGGAAGGTTATACCTGTACCGCTCACCACACCGAGATTGATGAGTTGCGGCAGTTGGCACCCACCGCAAAAGTGGCGGAAAATCGCCTCTATATCCAGGACCGGGACAGGTTGAGCACGGCAGGCATCACCGCCGGTATCGACATGATGCTGGCCTTGGTAGCAGAAGAGGCAGGACACACGATAGCACTCAACGTTGCCCGTTACCTGGTCGTTTATCTGCGCCGGGCGGGGAACGACCCGCAACTCTCCCCATGGCTTGAGGGGCGTAATCATATCCATCCCGTCATTCACAAGGTGCAGGATGCGGTTTCGGCTGACCCCGCCGCTCACTGGACGGTTGCCAGCATGGCAGCCATTGCGGCCACCAGCGCCCGTAGCCTCTCGCGCCTGTTTAACGAGCAAACCGGCATGAGCGTAACCGATTATGTCAACCGCCTTCGGGTCGCCTTGGCCCATCAGCTGGTCACCGCTTCGCGGTTGGATATGGAAACCGTTGCGCAACGCTCTGGTTTTGCATCCACCCGACACATGCGCCGCGCCTGGAAAAAGTTGCACGGCGGAACGCCAACAGCATTGCGCAGTCCCTGA
- a CDS encoding isochorismatase family protein, giving the protein MTHSDTALLVIDAQQSFRHSSYFREDELPAYLERQQALIDGARKAGIATVQIFHLNDTGPFSEASGFVSTLSPLTIEPDAVFRKHRHSALVGTGLDVWLTRNNIRHVIVSGIRTEQCCETTTRHASDLGYSVDFVGEATLTFPMTDDQGREWSAAEIRARTELVLAGRFARIATVEQALSLPPTTLAA; this is encoded by the coding sequence ATGACACATTCCGACACCGCCCTGCTGGTCATCGACGCACAGCAATCCTTCCGCCACAGTTCCTATTTCCGCGAGGACGAGTTGCCCGCCTATCTGGAGCGGCAGCAGGCGTTGATTGATGGCGCCCGCAAGGCGGGCATTGCCACCGTGCAGATTTTCCATTTGAACGACACTGGCCCTTTTAGCGAGGCCTCCGGATTCGTCTCCACACTGTCCCCTTTGACGATTGAACCGGATGCGGTTTTCCGCAAGCATCGGCATAGCGCGCTGGTTGGTACGGGGCTTGATGTCTGGCTGACCCGAAACAATATCCGCCATGTGATCGTATCAGGTATCCGTACGGAGCAATGTTGCGAAACCACGACACGTCATGCTTCGGACCTGGGCTATAGCGTGGATTTTGTTGGTGAAGCCACCCTCACCTTTCCGATGACCGACGATCAGGGCCGTGAATGGAGCGCGGCGGAGATCCGCGCCCGCACCGAACTGGTTTTGGCCGGTCGCTTCGCGCGCATTGCCACGGTCGAGCAGGCATTGTCACTCCCACCCACAACACTCGCGGCATAG